Proteins from one Impatiens glandulifera chromosome 2, dImpGla2.1, whole genome shotgun sequence genomic window:
- the LOC124927323 gene encoding amino acid permease 3-like yields MASAHIVTAVIGSGVLSLAWATAQLGWIVGPIVLFMFAVVTYFTSTLLASCYRSGDPNTGKRNYTYMDAVRSNLGGFQVKLCGIIQYVNLFGIVTGYTIASATSMMGIKKSILILHGERIPDHMSGTPYIFLFGVIQLFLSQIPNFDQISWLSIVAAVMSFTYSSIGLVLGIAKVAANGHIKGSLTGIRVGPTVTESQKIWRSFQALGDIAFAYSFSVILLEIQDTIKSPPSESKTMKKSALISVSITTIFYMLCGCFGYAAFGDLAPPNLITGDGNVGFHKPYWLIDIANVAIVVHLVGAYQVFSQPLFAFVEKSALKRFPGNSFIAKEMKIGNLKLNLLRLVWRSMFVVLTTGVAVGLPFFNDIVGLFGAFAFWPLTVNFPIQMYIAKKRIPKWSMRWVCFQVLSLGCLLISLAAAVGSIVGVLKDLKHSN; encoded by the exons ATGGCAAGTGCGCATATAGTTACAGCTGTGATCGGATCAGGTGTTTTGTCTTTGGCATGGGCGACCGCACAACTTGGTTGGATTGTCGGTCCGATTGTTCTGTTTATGTTTGCTGTCGTTACTTATTTCACATCTACCCTTCTCGCCTCCTGTTACCGGTCCGGCGACCCGAATACCGGCAAAAGGAACTATACTTACATGGATGCGGTCCGGTCTAATCTAG GAGGGTTTCAAGTAAAGTTGTGTGGGATCATTCAATACGTAAACTTATTTGGGATTGTCACTGGTTACACCATTGCATCTGCCACTAGCATGAT GGGAATAAAGAAGTCGATTCTCATCCTTCATGGAGAAAGAATACCTGATCATATGTCAGGCACACCTTACATTTTTCTGTTTGGTGTGATCCAATTATTCTTGTCACAAATTCCAAACTTTGATCAGATAAGCTGGCTATCTATAGTTGCTGCTGTTATGTCTTTTACTTACTCTTCCATTGGTCTTGTTCTTGGAATTGCAAAAGTCGCAg ctAATGGACACATTAAAGGAAGTCTTACCGGAATAAGGGTTGGACCAACTGTAACCGAGTCTCAGAAAATATGGAGAAGTTTTCAAGCTCTCGGAGACATTGCCTTCGCATATTCTTTCTCGGTTATCCTACTCGAGATTCAA GATACAATCAAATCACCTCCATCAGAATCTAAAACAATGAAGAAATCTGCTCTAATCAGTGTTTCCATAACCACAATCTTCTACATGCTCTGCGGCTGCTTCGGATACGCAGCGTTCGGCGATTTGGCGCCTCCAAATCTAATAACAGGAGACGGAAACGTCGGTTTTCACAAGCCATATTGGCTAATCGACATCGCAAATGTAGCCATCGTGGTCCATTTAGTCGGAGCTTATCAAGTTTTCAGCCAACCCTTATTCGCTTTCGTCGAGAAATCAGCATTAAAACGATTCCCCGGAAATAGTTTCATTGCTAAAGAAATGAAAATCGGGAATTTGAAACTTAATCTGCTTAGGTTGGTTTGGAGATCGATGTTTGTTGTGTTGACGACTGGCGTCGCTGTGGGGCTTCCGTTCTTCAATGATATTGTTGGACTTTTTGGTGCGTTTGCGTTTTGGCCATTGACGGTTAATTTCCCTATTCAGATGTATATTGCAAAGAAAAGGATACCTAAGTGGAGTATGAGGTGGGTTTGTTTTCAGGTTTTGAGTTTGGGTTGTTTGTTAATTTCGTTGGCGGCGGCTGTTGGTTCGATTGTTGGTGTTTTGAAAGATCTTAAGCATTCTAATTAA
- the LOC124924371 gene encoding MADS-box transcription factor 23-like has translation MRKGKIAIKRIDNTTSRQVTFSKRRNGLLKKAKELSILCDADVGVMIFSSSGKVYDFSSTSMNAIIERYIQVKEEDKQMTNPTSEVKLWQREVTMLRQELQVLQHRHRQIMGEELYGLSVRELQDLENHLEVSLQGIRMKKDQLFMDEIQALRRKGELMHEENLQLQKKENLIHQENMELYQKIYGTRDENDGANRNFMLLDEHSTTPTNLQLCQPQPQHFDATSSTTNLRLLPEKKSNRSPEITITNWAGPQPKDFI, from the exons ATGCGGAAAGGGAAAATCGCGATAAAGAGGATTGACAATACGACGAGTAGACAAGTAACATTCTCGAAAAGGAGAAACGGGTTGCTGAAGAAGGCGAAGGAGCTCTCGATACTATGTGATGCAGATGTAGGAGTCATGATCTTCTCTAGCTCTGGGAAGGTTTATGATTTTTCCAGCACCAG CATGAATGCAATAATTGAAAGGTACATTCAAGTGAAGGAGGAAGACAAGCAAATGACAAATCCAACTTCTGAGGTTaag TTATGGCAAAGGGAGGTTACAATGCTAAGGCAGGAACTTCAGGTTTTGCAACATAGACACAG ACAAATAATGGGTGAAGAGCTTTATGGGCTTAGTGTAAGAGAGTTACAAGATCTAGAAAACCATCTTGAAGTAAGTCTTCAAGGCATTCGCATGAAAAAG GACCAATTGTTTATGGATGAAATTCAAGCACTAAGAAGAAAG GGAGAGCTCATGCATGAAGAAAATTTGCAACTCCAAAAGAAGGAAAACCTTATTCATCAAGAGAATATGGAACTCTATCAGAAG ATTTATGGTACAAGGGATGAAAATGATGGAGCAAACCGAAATTTTATGCTTCTTGATGAGCACTCAACCACGCCCACCAATCTTCAGCTTTGTCAGCCCCAACCACAACACTTTGATGCGACATCATCGACTACAAATTTAAGGTTACTTCCAGAAAAGAAATCTAACCGCTCCCCAGAAATCACGATTACTAATTGGGCAGGGCCTCAACCAAAAGACTTTATTTAA